A stretch of the Erpetoichthys calabaricus chromosome 3, fErpCal1.3, whole genome shotgun sequence genome encodes the following:
- the LOC114647811 gene encoding uncharacterized protein LOC114647811: protein MPIVSSLGPLDMYIDKQEGVALKADNGNFLSCIGTNESMYLEPAKANKDQWCKFQVSKCPDGKVLLKDPRGKYLSRYDEGGIQYIRPVKSSPDDYCKFSVFTDNNKILLRADNGLYVSRIQRERQNIEAAKEGPDECCKYDVSIGDVVEPSFTILSIEVKDFQPDKIKTPTAVTEQAYTNNTSINQSHTFKLSWTDRTSETTTWNHAWGFSSTLSFDVLFVKCSATVSYNGSYQKSSTLEKTITVADETTITVPSKKKVVAQLIVNKNDNAVVPFRAKIKKIDCNGTETILTEEGTWKGILYTNVTIDASEQPI from the coding sequence CCCATAGTAAGTTCACTTGGCCCGCTGGACATGTACATCGATAAGCAGGAGGGAGTTGCTCTGAAGGCTGATAATGGAAACTTCTTGAGCTGCATAGGAACTAATGAGTCGATGTACCTTGAACCTGCAAAAGCAAACAAAGACCAGTGGTGCAAATTTCAAGTCTCAAAATGCCCAGATGGGAAAGTCCTTCTGAAAGATCCAAGGGGAAAATATCTGAGTAGATATGATGAAGGTGGCATTCAGTACATTAGACCAGTGAAGTCTTCCCCAGATGATTACTGTAAATTTAGTGTCTTTACTGACAACAATAAGATCCTCCTCAGAGCTGACAATGGATTGTATGTGAGTAgaatacagagagagagacagaatatcgaGGCAGCAAAAGAAGGGCCAGATGAGTGTTGTAAATATGACGTAAGCATTGGCGATGTTGTCGAACCATCTTTTACAATCCTCAGTATTGAAGTCAAAGATTTTCAGCCAGACAAAATCAAAACACCTACTGCTGTAACAGAACAAGCCTACACTAACAATACCAGCATTAATCAAAGTCACACTTTCAAACTGTCTTGGACTGACAGAACCAGTGAAACGACCACCTGGAACCACGCTTGGGGTTTCAGTTCAACGTTGTCTTTTGATGTACTATTTGTAAAGTGTAGTGCCACAGTGTCTTACAATGGATCATATCAGAAATCCTCTACCTTGGAGAAGACAATAACAGTTGCTGATGAGACCACAATTACTGTTCCATCAAAGAAAAAGGTTGTGGCTCAGTTAATTGTTAACAAAAATGATAATGCTGTTGTTCCATTTAGAGCTAAAATTAAGAAAATCGATTGCAATGGCACTGAAACAATCTTAACTGAAGAGGGAACTTGGAAAGGAATTTTATACACTAATGTGACTATTGACGCATCAGAACAACCAATATAG